Below is a genomic region from Osmerus mordax isolate fOsmMor3 chromosome 22, fOsmMor3.pri, whole genome shotgun sequence.
GGAGATCACCAACTCCTGCTTCGAGCCCTCCAACCAGATGGTGAAGTGTGACCCTCGTCACGGTAAATACATGGCCTGCTGCCTGCTGTACCGCGGCGACGTGGTGCCCAAGGATGTCAACGTAGCCATCGGAAACATCAAAACCAAGAGGAGCATCCAGTTTGTGGACTGGTGTCCCACTGGCTTCAAGGTGGGCATCAACTACCAGCCCCCCACCGTGGTTCCTGGAGGAGACCTGGCCAAGGTCCAGAGGGCCGTGTGCATGCTGAGCAACACCACCGCCATCGCCGAGGCCTGGGCCAGGCTGGACCACAAGTTCGACCTGATGTACGCCAAGCGGGCCTTCGTGCACTGGTATGTGGGTGAgggcatggaggagggagagttctCAGAGGCCAGAGAAGACATGGCAGCCCTGGAGAAGGATTACGAAGAGGTGGGGCTCGACTCATttgaggatgaagaggaaggggaggagtattaggaggagtggagggagcaACAAAGGAGGGACGGGTCCTCTACTGGCAAACATCACTGAGATGGAATTGCCTTTACATGACCAtgcagggaggaaggaaggaacagCAGAACCTGCTTCAAGCCAATATATTTTCTCTACCAAAGAAACTTCTCATGTCTGACGATCTTTTCCAAGAAGGTTGACCAAGGAATTGTTCTTTGCCTTAATGAAAAATGCTgtcgccatgaaagttttctTCGTTTATGACAGTACTGTCATCAACACTAAAGTTACTGCCAAGTAAATTCCTTTGGCCAACCTGATTATCTCAACCCCATGGTGTTCGGTCTTAATGGAAGTGATTTCTCCAACTTGGAGAGTTATTTTACATTACTGATAAGCTACACAATATTCTATTTCTTTCCTTTAAACCCAGCATGATTTTAGGACTCTTGATTTCCATGTTGTGTGTCTACTCTGCTGTCAAATTGCAGTTTTTATTTTATGATTGTAACGCATCAGGAAACTGTGGTGACTGGCACCCCTCCTTTGTAAATAAAGTTGTGTGATCTCAAATCAACAGACTCTTAttttgaagggggggggaaCGGATGTGTAGCTGTGAAAGTTGCAGGAAGCGTCTCATTGAAGTCCGCATTCACTAAAAGGGTTAAGACCATAGATATAAAGACTGGTTAAGACGAGTCCTGTAAGAAGACGAGAAAACAATGCTGTCACTATCACCCTAATGTGTAAGCTGATGCAGGCGAATTAGAATAAAGTAACCAATGTCATAGAACAGTTACAATAAACCTATTAAAGACAGCGTAGAAGTAAAAGCGTTGAACCATTCCCACCCGAATTGCCATTTTACTTACTCAAACGACCAAATAAAACGATGTGAACGTTGGTGTTCACTTTTGAAATTGTCGAACGGGCGTGGTCTGTACGTAACGTCACCATTACGTTTAACATGTACACGGAAGTGAGACGACAGGAAAACCCAACGAAGACGCATGAAAGACGCATTTAGATAAACCAGGTAATTTCATCACACTGTAGTAAAATACCTTTTTAGCTATTATGATTGGAGTAGATATTTGTATGTGTAGCAATTCAAGATGTACGTGCCTGTGTAATTCGCTGCGACATTCTACTACGTGGCGCTAGCGTTACAGCTCAACCTAGTGCGGTGCTAGGTCACAACCTATAGTTACACTAATAATAGCTAATAGTTACAGTAATAATATGTGACGTTAGCGAAGAGAGCCAGGGAAAAGCCAACCGATCCGGCTAGCTGCGACGGGGACAGGTAGTTAGCTAATGTTGATGAATGCGATCAACGACCTTTACCCAATCGCAAGCTCACGCGTTGCACCAAAAACATGACTTCGCTTGTCTTAGTCCAAGCGCAGTCCATAGAAGTACTTTTTATGCTTGATTCCCCTTTCCCTTtaggtgtgtatgtatatgttgaGACATGTACCAGAGAGGATGGGTCAGGCCCTGTGTATCTGCTCCCGCGGCGCCCTCACCATCGACAACAAGCGATACTACTTCATCCAGAAACTTGATGAGGGGTAGGAATGTCTGTATGATGTTAAATACGATGGACGTGGCAGCCTAGTTCATGAGTGAACTGTCTTCCAATGTCAATTTACTTCCTGTATACTGCTcgacacaaccactcccacccTTTAACTCTCATTTTGATTTGTGCTCCCCATCTCCACCACAGTGGGTTCAGCTATGTGGACCTGGTGGAGGGAGTGCAGGATGGCCACTTCTACGCCCTGAAGCGGATCCTGTGCCACGACCGCGAAGGGCGCCAGGAAGCTCAGACGGAGGTGGACATGCACCGCCTGTTCAACCACCCCAACATCCTGTCTCTGACGGCGCACACCTTCGTGGAGCGAGGGGGGAAGAGCGAGGCCTGGCTACTGCTACCGTACATCAGCGTCAGTCgcttggagaacacacacacgcacatgctctctcacacacgctttcacacacacaagcactcacacaaacacacgctcttacacacatacacacgctcaaacacacatgctcacatacacacacgctctatctcacacacacactctcacacatgctctctctcacacacacacacatgctctcacacacactctctctcacacacactcacacatgcacactcacacacacacactgtcatacacacacacgcacgctctgtACGTGAAACGGACACGGAGTGGGAAATACGTGCTCCATAGattcctcactgtgtgtgtgtgtgtgtcatgcagaAAGGTAGCCTGTGGTCTGTGCTGGAGAAGCTGAGAGACAAGGGCAGCGTGATGGCAGAGAGACGGGTCCTTCGCATCCTGCTGGGCATCTGTTCGGGCCTCAAGGCCATGCATGAAAGAGGCTACGCACACAGGTACAaacctctcccctcacatccaccacaggtacaggcctctcccctcacatccaccacaggtacaaacctctctcccctcacatccaccacaggtacaggcctctcccctcacatccaccacaggtacaggcctctcccctcacatccaccacaggtacaaacctctcccctcacatccaccacaggtacaggcctctctcccctcacatccaccacaggtacaggcctctctcccctcacatccaccacaggtacaggcctctctcccctcacatccaccacaggtacaggcctctctcccctcacatccaccacaggtacaggcctctctcccctcacatccaccacaggtacaggcctctctcccctcacatccaccacaggtacaggcctctcccctcacatccaccacaggtacaggcctctcccctcacatccaccacaggtacaggcctctctcccctcacatccaccacaggtacaaacctctcccctcacatccaccacaggtacaggcctctctcccctcacatccaccacaggtacaggcctctcccctcacatccaccacaggtacaaacctctcccctcacatccaccacaggtacaggcctctctcccctcacatccaccacaggtacaggcctctcccctcacatccaccacaggtacaggcctctcccctcacatccaccacaggtacaggcctctctcccctcacatccaccacaggtacaggcctctctcccctcacatccACTCTTCCCCCACAGCTCTCACGATCACCACAGAAGTTGTGACACAAGTTATGTTGATGTGAGGTTAGAGAGGTTCGGTGGTACCTTATCAAAGGCATAGTCCCCTTTCACCATACACAGGCACATTTGACAAAGTCTTTGGCCTCTGCATTCCAGGGACCTGAAGCCCACCAACGTTCTCCTTGAAGAGGAAGACCGGCCCTTGCTGATGGACCTGGGCTCCATGAACCGATCCAGGATAGAGGTCCGGGGGACCAGAGAAGCCATGACTGTTCAGGTGAGGCCAATGCCTTCTCTCACGGCAACGCAGCCAGGACCTCGGCAACAGGCCCCACCAAGAGGTtgtaaattatgtttttgtttacatttacatttagtcatttagcatcttatccagagcgacttacaataagtacagggacattccccagaggcaagtagggtgaactgccttgcccaaggacacaacgtcatttttgcacggccaggaatcgaaccggcaaccttctgattactagcctgattccctaaccgctcagccacctgactccctcctttaGTATTCAAGCTAATTCTATATCGTCTTTCTATTTcctgcccccacacacgcacacgcatatatacacatctcttctttctttcttaataAAACATTTCTCTCCTCggtcctgcccctctcccaccGCGGGTGTCTTGCTTCTGTAGGACTGGGCGGCCCAGAGGTGCACCATCTCCTACAGGGCTCCGGAACTCTTCAACGTGGACAGCCACTGCGTCATCGACGAGCGCACCGACATCTGGGTGAGCCGGCCTAAAGCATCAAGCCTCAACTAcgatatgagtgtgtgtgtgtatgctgtatgtatatatacatatacataatgtgtgtgtttggtacgTTGGCCATCTGTTTGCCTATGGAATAACTGGGTAGCTGCCAGCTCGTTCTTTGAGCTCGTTCTCGTTCTGTGTGCAGTGATAACAAAAATAAGGGTGTGTCCAACTAGAACGTGTCATTAATAAAGCGACCTTTGAGGGTAGAAAGTCTGTGACGCATGTTCACTgattataaatatttacatttagtcatttagcagacgctcttatccagagtgacttacagtaagtacagggacattcccccccgaggcaagtagggtgaagtgccttgcccaaggacacaatgtcactttgcacggcggggaatcgaactaaaaaccttctgattaatagcccgactccctaaccactaagCCATTTGACTTCCATATATACTGCTATGAGAGTGTGTCTTGGGGAAGAGAGCTGACTCtcgttctttttctctcctttctcttcctcccctcccctctcccagtccctAGGTTGTGTGCTGTATTGTATGATGATGCTGGAGGGACCCTATGATCTGATCTTCCAGAAGGGGGATAGTGTGGCACTAGCCGTCCAGAATCCCATCCACATCCCTCAGTCTTGCAGGTCAGACGACCGGGCAGCTGCTATTTACTATTTCACCAAATGCGAATCGTAGCTTCCCTTTTTGGGATTTCTGTGATTTTCCGAAGATTCAAAGTAGCACCAAGTTCTTACCGGAGAACCACACCAGTAGATATGGGTTCCAGGGAGGTTCCAAACTGCTCTTTTGTAACGCAGAACTTTATAacaattgtgtttgttttttgattTCCAGTTACTCCGAGGGCCTGCAGATGCTGCTGAGCTCCATCCTGGTCTCCAACCCCCAGGAGAGACCTGACATCAACTGGGTGCTGGACCAGGTCCATGACCTCCTGGCCCGCAGCCCCACCACCCAGACCAACATGGTCTGACGCTCCACAAGATGCAGCGCTGATGGAGAAAGTGGGCTTTTGTCTTGGCGGTTGCTTTGTTACGAGGAAAAAAAAcgtggaaaaaaacaaacagattgGATCAGGGGTGAATTGCCTCCTGAATGTCATTGGAGGAATGTTTGCGTATGTCGTAGGTGCCTCAAGTTTGCCCTCTGCTGCACCGCACCTGACCAAGGACAGGACCCAGAccccccctctgtccacctGGTCTGCTGCTGGTTCTTCTATTTATTAACCAGGTACATCAGTTAAGAACACATCGCTCATTTACAACCTGGTGTTTGTTGGctctacctctgtgtgtgtgtgtgtaccagatcTCTAGGAGTCTGATGGGTTAAAGCAAAACGGTGATGGAACCATGACTGGCTTGAGAAGCAGATTGGAGCGTCCTCCGGCTTTGCTCAAATCTGTTCTTTTCCCGACATACGCCTCGGAGGCTCTGGTAGCAGGGGTGCCCAGGGCGATGCTTGGACACCTCCTAACCCCCTCATAGTTTGGACAGCCCTTAAGTTTGAACTAGGCTCCTCTGGGCTCGTCCCTGCTACCTTCCCGACAATACGCCTCTGCTTTGGGCAGCTCAGGGGTCtgcccctgccctcaccccctgccctcacccccaccccccccgcccacaaCCCAAATGCTGCAGTGTAGAACACAGTGAGGCGCGAGCACCCGTCACCAAGCTATGTGCGACGCGTGCGAGACTCCACCGCTTGCCTGTCAAACGCAGGCCACGGCCAGCTGCTGCTGGGAAAGGAAGGGGTCGTTGGAGACACGTCGAACATGTCTGCTCCGAATGGGCTCGCTGTGGGTCGTCATAGAAACTCGTTGCGCCCAGCATGAACGGACCAGCTGTAAGatgattgttgttgttgaacatTTACAGTCTGGCCACGGTTGTGATTCCAAGCGGTTACCATGGAAAGGGAAAAACATCATAGGACGTCTCTGCCCTGTTTGAGACCCCAGATACGATGGTGAACTTTTGAGTTTTGTTAACTGTTATCGGGATTGATTGTTGATCAGTCGTGCTGTTTTTTTCAGTTACATGAGTAtgcctttattatttattttcccctgcCCAGTTCAGACTTGAGTTATATGAAGGTATTCTTGATTTGGTGTTATCTGAATGTGTTTTATTGGAAATGGTTGAACCTGTCTTTGGTCCTCACTTAAAAagggtatttgtgtgtttgttgaatggataattaataaatgtaagaCATCACACACTGATCATGTCAAATAGCCCAGAACAGAATTAATCTTCAGGAAGGAAACCGTTTTTGGCCATTTGGATGACTTGCTTCTAGCATTATTTGCCGACTTGTGGTGTTGACTGTAAAGACCAGCTTCCTGTCAACATGAAGCTAACTGCATCACATCACTTTATCATGAAActatttataaataaatacaacattCCAAGATTCCTGCCATGTTTGAAAATTATTTGTGAGGTTGCTAACCTGATTTAGGCGGAAGTGAGTCATAACGGCTTTGTCCAGAAGGTGGTGCCAGCAACTCAGTCCAAGGATTCTTCCCTCCCACTCatcccatctgtgtgtgtgtgggtgtgtgtaggtgtgtggtctAAAATATACAAAACAATTATCAGAAACTGTTTAGGTGGATGTATTTACTGCTGCGGGGGTCTTGGAGGTTAACTGATATCATACCTCACTCTTTGTCCTAATCAATCTCAGGCGACCCCAACCTtaccacacacgtacacaccgtGGCGATCATAAACAGAACGTGCTCTACTTAGAAAGggcaaatcaaacacacactggaatgctttatacacacacaccaaacagtgccaccccacccttcctccatgcacacacactacaatatAGGGATTCATTAGGCTTTAATTAACGTTTTCTCCAACTACAACCTCCTACTCCGAGCCCACCCATCTCCCAGACTCCCCTGAGAGCAAATTCATTATGCAGACACTATGTTTATGGGTTTAGCCCTCactagtctctcacacacacacacagacctgtcgTCTCCCCACCTTTATGTTCATCATGTGACTGTGAGGGGCTGAAATGATGTCATGCTATACAAGCGCAAGGTCACAGCAATGCAGGCTGCCATTTTAACACCCAATTCCCCTGTTTTCCAATTGTCGGTCAGTAAAGGAGATAGGCtatcagaagtgtgtgtgtctgtgtgttgatggGAAATGGGTTGGAAGTCTCGGATTTTGCTGTAGCAGttaattggtgtgtgtgtgttcgcactTGCTGTAGGTGTATATCCTTGTGTATGCCAAATACCGAAGGTAATAACTCGGCCACTCACTGGCTCTCACATCATAAACCATTGGTGCGCTTTATTGATTTGGCGGTGAATCAATTAGTGAATTATTTAATTAGCCGAGCATTATGGGTCAGTTTTAAGATGCCCCCACCTTGCAGTGAACCCAGGTCTCTCTAAATCattacctgcgtgtgtgtgtgcgcattcaTCAGTTTAGTAAGATAAATGATATGCTTTCATAgcagataaaaaaaacacaaaatgaaTTTGGTCATCAATGAAATCAGATGACTCCCTGGTACATACGCATGATTAGttttaagacacacacagatatttaTTTCAGGCGGTGTCCTTTTAAAACAACGTTAAGGATTCTGAACCCTCAGAGGCAGTGGGGACCCAGTGGGTCCGCGTGccacaacaggagaaaaaaaaacctcaAACATTACATTCGCCCTGTTGAGTGGTTGAGTTATGATCGCCACTTATCACCGAggagtttatttatttatttcaaagagCTGCTCTTTGCCTGCTCATTaattccatttacatttacatttagtcatttagcagacgctcttatccagagcgacttacagtaagtacagggacattccccccgaggcaagtagggtgaagtggactcaacattttgcacggccgggaatcgaactggcaaccttctgattactagcccgattccctcaccgctcagccacctgactcctgtcaGTTCTGGGGGACTGTTTGGGTTAAAATGCATAATGAGTTCATTAAAGGGGATTGGAGTAATCAAGAAAGGTATTGCCTTAATTACTGGCAGAAGGCCAACACCTTCTCAGTGAAACCTGGCAACCTATCCTGTCCGCTACGAACGCTAATTTAATTAAGTATACAAAATGCTACGCGGTAACGTCGCCCTCGGGGGGCAATTACGGTGCTGGAGATTGAAAGATCTCCACCGGGGGTATTTTACTGACTGGCAGGAGATTGCCTATGTCAGTTAGCTGATTGCATTGATTATATTGATTTGTAACAGCTTTTCGGGTAATTTCATCTGCAAAGGTGAGAGCAACACGTTGGCACGCGGacttttttatttatctttTCTTTATTTAGGCTCTTGGCTGGTGTGCAAAGTGATTAGAGGAGAGTGGGGCCCAACAATAAGTCTCttttggggaggggaggtggaggggcaaGCGGGGAGTTCGTAGGATCGATAGTTTTTTATTTGTCACAGGGTCAGCGCAGGTTGGGTGTTATTGATGCTTTTAAAGGCATCACAACTCTTTTACCGGCGGCACGTAATGTGCTGATCGAGGCAGGAAAGTGGCATAAACGGGCAAAGAGGGCGAACGAGCGCGCGGACACTCAAACAAGTACACATGGAGTAAAGCAATGTGCATTTTCTCATCAGAGCTTCCTGATTGACTAGTGCCCTGACCCTTTCTGTGAACCCACACCAATCacgttttgtgatttcagtcacataacatccatgctaaACCTATAGTCAAAGTTCTGTGGACTAAACATTGTCATAGCAGGGAAGAAAATGCTCTGAAGTTAAGGTGTCCCACATTACCCAATGTCCAGAGcgacctacagtaagtacagggacattctccccgaggcaagtagggtgaagtgccttgcccaaggacacacattatttggccgggaatcgaaccaacaaccttctgattgatagcccgactccctaaccgctcagccatctgacaatcCCCTAAATAACACCATCCTCGGATTACATATCACAAGACGATCTAGGTTCTCAAGACGGCAGCACACCACTGTCCCACTCCCAGAGGACAGAGCGCCAGATTCTAATTGGTGGATGAGCAGACCATTAACAAAGATTAGGAAAACGGGATGACGAGATAATCCAGCATTGCCGCAGTCGTTAGGGGCGACTGAGAAGGGAGAGCCAATTAGCTGATTAAACAGCGGCACTGGGGTCCACAGGCAGCAGGCAAGGGGCGGGGCCTGGTGATTGATGGACAAGGGGGCGTGAGGGGGAGTGTTTGCGTAGCTTGTCAGGGAGTTGTCGTTGAATGAGTGAAATGTCTTCATCAATTTGGAGCTATTACCATGTCAAAGGGAGAAGATGGTGCTTAggcaaagaggggagggggaaggagaggagggggtgtcggaggggggtaggggtgagTGTGTCCATCTGTGCAGCTCAGGCTGTTAGGCAGGtgctctgtctgacacacacttgTACGCACACACCTGCAAAAACAAATACCTGTGCCAAAGCAGAAAGTTGTGGCTAATGTCAAAACAAGCTT
It encodes:
- the stk16 gene encoding serine/threonine-protein kinase 16, encoding MYMLRHVPERMGQALCICSRGALTIDNKRYYFIQKLDEGGFSYVDLVEGVQDGHFYALKRILCHDREGRQEAQTEVDMHRLFNHPNILSLTAHTFVERGGKSEAWLLLPYISKGSLWSVLEKLRDKGSVMAERRVLRILLGICSGLKAMHERGYAHRDLKPTNVLLEEEDRPLLMDLGSMNRSRIEVRGTREAMTVQDWAAQRCTISYRAPELFNVDSHCVIDERTDIWSLGCVLYCMMMLEGPYDLIFQKGDSVALAVQNPIHIPQSCSYSEGLQMLLSSILVSNPQERPDINWVLDQVHDLLARSPTTQTNMV